A genomic window from Flavobacterium hankyongi includes:
- a CDS encoding ABC transporter ATP-binding protein, whose translation MKLLYSYLKKHKALLFFALLMAAVNICFSLSDSIITGKLMQDCGVGITKYKGNELGFIKAVGFWLGLSLGAAMISRITKNFQDYFTNIVIQRTGAEMYTDGIKKSLDLPYMEFEDQQSGKTLSMLQKVRLDSEKLITLSISLIFQTIIGFIFVLVYISRIDFRIAIVFILTAPIIAYISSFLGKKIKAVSRKIVQQTNSLAGSTTESLRNIELVKSLGLTQQEEGRLNSNTLKILQLELQKIRFIRSLSFIQGTTVHFMRTCIVFTLYYFLFNSKIVVGDLLTMVFFTFFIFNPLQELGAFIIAKNETKVSMENFEKLLSATSEFRPEQPKKFGTIQSLTFSNVHFQHKTASQPAVENINFTIKQGETVAFVGPSGAGKTTLVKLLVGLYPPAEGNILYNNIDSKEIDLLDLRQQLGFVTQDAQLFSGTIKENLLFVKPDATDQELLDALYKASCQNLLKRAENGIDTTIGEGGIKVSGGEKQRLSIARAILRHPNLLIFDEATSALDSITEEEITSTIRNISDEDRITVLIAHRLSTIMHADKIFVLEQGKIIEQGKHEDLLAEKGLYYAMWRQQIGERKSSASA comes from the coding sequence ATGAAACTACTATATAGTTATTTAAAAAAACACAAAGCCTTATTGTTTTTCGCATTATTAATGGCAGCCGTCAATATTTGTTTTAGTTTGAGTGATTCAATTATCACAGGTAAACTAATGCAAGATTGCGGTGTAGGAATTACAAAATACAAAGGAAATGAATTAGGCTTTATCAAAGCTGTTGGCTTTTGGTTGGGACTTTCTCTGGGAGCTGCCATGATTTCGCGTATTACCAAAAACTTTCAGGATTACTTTACCAACATTGTGATTCAACGCACTGGTGCCGAAATGTATACCGACGGTATCAAAAAATCGTTAGACTTACCTTACATGGAGTTTGAAGACCAACAAAGTGGTAAAACGTTAAGCATGCTTCAAAAAGTACGTTTAGATTCTGAGAAACTAATCACACTTTCTATTTCCTTGATTTTTCAAACAATAATAGGGTTCATTTTTGTCTTGGTATACATCTCTAGAATTGATTTTAGAATTGCGATTGTATTTATTTTAACCGCTCCAATTATTGCTTACATTAGTTCTTTTTTAGGTAAAAAAATCAAAGCTGTTTCTAGAAAAATTGTGCAACAAACCAATTCCTTGGCCGGTTCTACCACCGAAAGCTTACGCAACATTGAATTGGTAAAAAGTTTAGGCTTAACCCAACAAGAAGAAGGCCGATTAAACTCAAATACCCTAAAAATTTTACAACTCGAATTGCAAAAAATTAGATTTATTCGAAGTTTGAGTTTTATCCAAGGAACAACTGTTCACTTTATGCGTACTTGCATTGTTTTTACTTTATACTATTTTTTATTTAATAGCAAAATAGTGGTCGGCGACTTATTGACCATGGTATTTTTCACCTTCTTTATTTTTAATCCATTACAAGAACTCGGCGCTTTCATTATTGCTAAAAATGAGACCAAGGTTTCGATGGAAAACTTTGAAAAACTGTTAAGTGCTACTTCTGAATTCCGTCCAGAACAACCTAAAAAATTCGGAACGATTCAATCCTTAACTTTTTCCAATGTACATTTTCAACATAAAACCGCAAGTCAACCCGCAGTCGAGAACATCAATTTCACTATTAAGCAAGGAGAGACCGTGGCTTTCGTTGGGCCATCAGGGGCTGGTAAAACTACTTTGGTCAAACTTTTAGTAGGTTTATATCCTCCCGCAGAAGGTAATATCCTGTACAACAATATTGATTCTAAAGAAATTGATTTATTAGATTTACGTCAGCAATTAGGATTTGTAACGCAAGATGCTCAATTATTTTCCGGAACGATTAAAGAAAATTTACTATTTGTAAAACCTGACGCAACCGATCAGGAATTATTAGATGCTTTATACAAAGCCAGCTGTCAGAATTTATTAAAACGAGCCGAAAATGGTATAGACACCACTATTGGCGAAGGTGGAATAAAAGTATCGGGTGGAGAAAAGCAACGTTTGTCGATTGCCCGTGCGATATTACGTCACCCTAACTTATTGATTTTTGACGAAGCGACCTCAGCCTTAGATTCTATAACGGAAGAGGAAATTACCTCAACAATTAGAAATATTTCTGATGAGGATAGAATTACTGTATTGATAGCACACCGTTTATCAACAATTATGCATGCTGATAAGATTTTTGTATTAGAACAAGGAAAAATTATCGAACAAGGAAAACACGAGGATTTATTAGCTGAAAAAGGCTTGTACTATGCGATGTGGAGACAGCAAATAGGTGAAAGAAAAAGTTCTGCTTCAGCATAA
- a CDS encoding DHHA1 domain-containing protein has protein sequence MLLKISQYSLHISKELVAEKGLNAGNVIRELGKLIDGNGGGQSFFASGKGKNVGGIKEAIEKAVEYVK, from the coding sequence CTGTTACTGAAGATAAGCCAATATTCACTGCACATTTCAAAAGAATTAGTTGCTGAAAAAGGATTAAACGCTGGAAATGTTATCCGTGAATTAGGAAAACTAATCGACGGAAATGGTGGTGGACAATCTTTCTTTGCATCTGGAAAAGGAAAGAATGTTGGTGGAATTAAAGAAGCAATTGAGAAAGCTGTTGAATATGTGAAATAA
- the alaS gene encoding alanine--tRNA ligase: MKSQDIRKAYLNFFESKGHLIVPSAPIVLKDDPTLMFNNSGMAQFKEYFLGNGTPKSPRIADTQKCLRVSGKHNDLEDVGFDTYHHTMFEMLGNWSFGDYFKKEALAWAWEFLTEVLKLDKDRLYVSVFEGNPAENVPFDQEAFDIWKQYVSEDRIILGNKKDNFWEMGDQGPCGPCSEIHIDLRTDAERNAVSGRELVNADHPQVVEIWNNVFMEFNRKADGSLEKLPAQHVDTGMGFERLCMAMQNVTSNYDTDVFTPLIAKVEEITGLKYTSNEVKNISEEQNKTNIAIRVIVDHVRAVAFAIADGQLPSNTGAGYVIRRILRRAIRYGFTFLGTKEPFINKLVEVLANQMGEFFPEIKSQQQLVTNVIREEEASFLRTLEQGLQLLDKVVAETSGKEVSGEKVFELYDTFGFPKDLTALILKEKGYSFNETEFETELQKQKARSRAASEVTTDDWKVLIDGNVETFVGYDQTENNVKITRIRKVDSKKDGVLYQIVLDATPFYPEGGGQVGDKGTLVSANETIEIIDTKKENNLILHFAKQLPENVEAEFVAKVNTDLRTSTSKNHSATHLMHLALRSILGTHVEQKGSLVNPNYLRFDFSHFAKVSDEELRQVEASVNQQIEAQLQLVEHRNIPIKEALDKGAMALFGEKYGDNVRMIEFGDSKELCGGIHVKNTADIWHFKIISEGAVAAGIRRIEAITGDAVKDFYKNQEDTLAEIKEVLKNPQDVLKSVTSLQDDNAKLKKQLEQLVKEKIEGLKNTLVADFQEVNGINFLAKQVDLSMSSTKDLAQAIGTSKPNAFVFLASIEDNAPNIHCYISKELVAEKGLNAGNVIRELGKLIDGNGGGQPFFASGKGKNVNGIKEALEKAIEFLK; this comes from the coding sequence ATGAAATCACAAGACATTCGTAAGGCATACCTTAATTTTTTTGAATCTAAAGGACATTTAATTGTTCCTTCTGCGCCAATCGTTTTAAAAGACGACCCAACTTTGATGTTCAACAACTCGGGAATGGCCCAATTCAAAGAATATTTTTTAGGTAATGGAACTCCAAAAAGTCCTAGAATCGCCGATACGCAAAAATGTCTTCGTGTTTCTGGTAAACACAATGATTTAGAAGATGTAGGTTTTGACACCTATCACCACACCATGTTTGAAATGCTAGGGAACTGGTCTTTTGGCGATTATTTCAAGAAAGAAGCATTGGCTTGGGCTTGGGAATTCTTAACTGAAGTGTTGAAATTAGACAAAGACCGTTTGTATGTTTCTGTTTTTGAAGGAAATCCAGCAGAGAACGTTCCATTTGACCAAGAAGCGTTTGATATTTGGAAACAATACGTTTCGGAAGACCGTATCATTTTAGGAAATAAAAAAGACAATTTCTGGGAAATGGGCGACCAAGGTCCGTGTGGTCCATGTTCGGAAATTCATATCGATTTAAGAACTGATGCTGAAAGAAATGCTGTTTCAGGAAGAGAATTAGTGAATGCTGATCATCCGCAAGTAGTGGAAATTTGGAACAACGTATTTATGGAATTCAACCGTAAAGCGGATGGTTCGTTAGAAAAATTACCAGCACAACACGTAGATACCGGAATGGGATTTGAGCGTTTGTGTATGGCGATGCAAAATGTAACTTCAAATTACGATACGGATGTTTTCACGCCGCTTATCGCGAAAGTTGAGGAAATTACAGGATTAAAATATACTTCAAACGAAGTTAAAAATATATCAGAAGAACAAAACAAAACCAATATTGCGATTCGTGTAATTGTAGACCACGTTCGTGCGGTAGCTTTTGCTATTGCTGACGGTCAATTACCTTCGAATACAGGTGCTGGTTATGTAATTCGTAGAATTTTACGTCGTGCGATTCGTTACGGATTTACGTTTTTAGGGACGAAAGAACCTTTCATCAATAAATTAGTGGAAGTTTTAGCGAATCAAATGGGCGAATTTTTCCCTGAGATTAAATCGCAACAACAATTGGTTACCAATGTAATTCGCGAAGAAGAAGCGTCTTTCTTAAGAACTTTGGAACAAGGATTACAATTATTAGATAAAGTAGTTGCTGAAACATCTGGAAAAGAAGTTTCGGGTGAAAAAGTTTTCGAATTGTACGATACGTTTGGTTTCCCGAAAGACTTAACGGCTTTAATTTTAAAAGAAAAAGGCTATTCGTTTAACGAAACCGAATTCGAAACTGAATTACAAAAACAAAAAGCGCGTTCTCGTGCGGCTTCAGAAGTAACTACTGACGACTGGAAGGTTTTAATAGACGGAAATGTGGAAACATTTGTTGGCTATGACCAAACCGAAAACAACGTTAAAATCACACGTATTCGTAAAGTAGATTCTAAAAAAGATGGTGTTTTGTACCAAATTGTTTTAGATGCAACGCCGTTCTATCCAGAAGGTGGTGGACAAGTGGGTGATAAAGGAACATTAGTTTCGGCAAACGAAACCATCGAAATTATCGACACGAAAAAAGAAAACAACCTAATATTACATTTCGCAAAACAACTTCCAGAAAACGTGGAAGCTGAATTTGTAGCCAAAGTAAATACCGATTTAAGAACTTCAACTTCTAAAAATCACTCGGCTACGCATTTGATGCATTTGGCTTTGAGAAGCATTTTAGGAACACATGTTGAACAAAAAGGTTCGTTAGTAAATCCAAATTACTTACGTTTTGACTTCTCGCATTTTGCTAAAGTTTCGGATGAAGAATTACGTCAAGTAGAAGCAAGTGTAAATCAACAAATCGAAGCGCAATTACAATTGGTAGAACACAGAAATATTCCAATCAAAGAAGCGTTAGACAAAGGTGCGATGGCTTTATTTGGTGAGAAATATGGCGACAATGTTCGTATGATTGAATTTGGAGATAGTAAAGAATTATGTGGTGGAATTCACGTAAAAAACACGGCTGATATTTGGCATTTCAAAATTATTTCAGAAGGAGCTGTAGCGGCTGGAATTCGTCGTATTGAAGCGATTACAGGTGATGCGGTGAAAGATTTCTATAAAAATCAAGAAGATACTTTGGCAGAAATCAAAGAAGTATTGAAAAACCCACAAGATGTTTTAAAATCGGTGACTTCATTACAAGATGATAATGCGAAATTGAAAAAACAATTAGAGCAATTGGTAAAAGAAAAAATAGAAGGATTAAAAAATACGCTTGTTGCCGATTTCCAAGAAGTAAACGGAATTAACTTTTTAGCAAAACAAGTGGATTTATCTATGAGTTCGACTAAAGATTTAGCACAAGCTATTGGAACTTCAAAACCAAACGCGTTTGTATTCTTAGCTTCGATTGAAGATAATGCGCCAAACATTCACTGCTACATTTCAAAAGAATTAGTCGCTGAAAAAGGATTAAACGCTGGAAACGTAATCAGAGAATTAGGAAAACTAATCGACGGAAACGGTGGTGGACAACCTTTCTTCGCTTCAGGAAAAGGGAAAAATGTGAATGGAATTAAAGAGGCCTTGGAGAAAGCAATTGAATTTTTGAAATAA
- a CDS encoding GSCFA domain-containing protein — translation MEFRTSVPIAKSDFPFDYQSKILSLGSCFAENMGEKLGYFKFQSVVNPFGIIFNAVSLEKIIRRSIHKDYFTSNDIFFHNEAWHCFEVHSELSSSNNEAILINLNSILESANQQLQESTHFIITLGTSWVYRDNISGEIVANCHKVPQKQFAKELLSVEVIQQSLQNIISLITSVNPNAKFIFTVSPVRHIKDGFIENNVSKSHLITAVNRVVGSSLSKCNYFPSFEIMMDELRDYRFYAEDMLHPNQTAIDYIWIKFFENYVKEEEFEWMQKVCDVQKAMHHRPFNPNSENHQKFLNNTRQKIDTLVQRFPFMQF, via the coding sequence ATGGAGTTTAGAACCTCAGTTCCCATTGCCAAAAGTGATTTTCCTTTCGATTATCAATCGAAAATCCTGTCGTTAGGTTCGTGTTTTGCGGAAAATATGGGGGAGAAGTTGGGATATTTTAAATTTCAATCGGTGGTGAATCCTTTTGGAATTATTTTTAATGCGGTTTCTTTAGAAAAAATTATTAGAAGAAGTATTCATAAAGACTATTTTACCTCCAACGATATTTTTTTCCATAACGAAGCTTGGCATTGTTTTGAGGTCCATTCCGAATTGAGTTCTTCAAACAATGAAGCCATTCTAATTAACCTCAATTCCATTCTCGAATCAGCGAATCAACAATTGCAGGAATCCACACATTTCATTATCACATTAGGAACTTCTTGGGTATATCGCGATAATATTTCAGGCGAAATTGTGGCCAATTGTCATAAAGTGCCTCAAAAACAGTTTGCCAAAGAGCTGCTTTCGGTTGAAGTTATTCAGCAAAGTCTCCAAAATATCATTTCTTTGATCACTTCGGTTAATCCGAATGCTAAATTCATTTTTACGGTTTCTCCAGTTCGTCATATCAAAGATGGATTTATAGAAAACAATGTTAGCAAGTCGCATTTAATAACGGCAGTAAATAGAGTTGTTGGGTCGAGTTTGTCGAAGTGTAATTATTTTCCCAGCTTCGAAATCATGATGGATGAGCTTCGGGACTATCGCTTTTATGCTGAGGATATGTTGCATCCCAATCAAACGGCGATTGATTATATTTGGATAAAATTCTTCGAAAATTATGTCAAAGAAGAGGAATTTGAATGGATGCAAAAAGTGTGCGACGTTCAAAAAGCAATGCATCACCGACCGTTCAATCCTAATTCGGAAAACCATCAAAAATTTCTAAATAATACCCGTCAAAAAATCGATACATTAGTACAACGTTTTCCTTTTATGCAATTCTAA
- a CDS encoding response regulator, with protein sequence MIRIAIVDDNTFLQKTIQDKLSFFADVEVRMKAIHGQDIIEKLEKNHHLDLILMDIEMPKMNGIEATAIIKSKFPQIKIIMLTVFDNDENIFKAIKAGADGYFLKEVNPQELYNGIQETLSGGAGMTPSIAMKTLKLLREPLVFDDVIAKEEISLTSREVEVLEQLSKGLKYNAIAENLFLSPGTIRKHVENIYTKLQVHNKLEAIQKAKNNKLI encoded by the coding sequence ATGATTCGAATTGCCATTGTTGACGATAATACGTTTCTACAAAAAACCATTCAAGATAAATTGAGTTTTTTTGCTGATGTTGAAGTGCGCATGAAAGCTATTCATGGGCAAGACATTATTGAAAAATTAGAAAAAAATCACCATCTCGATTTGATTTTGATGGATATCGAAATGCCCAAAATGAATGGTATTGAAGCTACAGCAATCATCAAATCAAAGTTTCCACAAATCAAAATCATTATGCTAACGGTTTTTGATAACGATGAAAATATTTTCAAAGCCATAAAAGCAGGAGCTGATGGTTATTTTCTCAAAGAGGTAAATCCACAAGAATTGTACAATGGCATTCAAGAAACCTTATCCGGTGGCGCAGGAATGACACCTTCAATTGCGATGAAAACGCTTAAACTATTAAGAGAGCCACTAGTTTTTGATGATGTAATTGCAAAAGAAGAAATCAGTTTAACATCAAGGGAAGTAGAAGTCTTAGAGCAATTAAGTAAAGGATTAAAATACAATGCTATTGCTGAAAATCTATTTTTATCACCGGGGACAATTCGCAAGCATGTAGAGAATATCTATACCAAACTTCAAGTTCACAACAAATTAGAAGCCA
- a CDS encoding DUF4230 domain-containing protein, with protein sequence MINLYKKLFYGLLIVILTFFTFKYFTSDSETSSEYNSNLIQEQIKSVGKLVVTEGHYSQVLTFKDKDSYMGGLVSFDKKAIVVANSDVSVMYDLRQMKYEIDEKHKTIRIVSIPKEEIKISPDIQYYDIEQSKFNEFTGDDFNAITKKVKADLARKIEKSSLKTNAQNRLVSELSKILLVTHSVGWKVEYKGNEINSEKEFQID encoded by the coding sequence ATGATCAATCTTTATAAAAAACTATTTTACGGACTTTTAATTGTAATCCTGACTTTTTTTACCTTCAAGTATTTCACTTCTGATTCTGAAACTTCTAGCGAATACAATTCAAATCTCATTCAAGAACAGATTAAAAGTGTTGGAAAATTAGTAGTGACCGAAGGCCATTATTCGCAAGTACTGACCTTTAAAGATAAGGACAGTTATATGGGAGGCTTGGTTTCTTTCGATAAAAAAGCAATTGTTGTCGCTAATTCTGATGTTTCTGTAATGTATGATCTGCGTCAAATGAAGTATGAAATTGATGAAAAACACAAGACGATTCGAATCGTTTCCATACCAAAAGAAGAAATAAAAATTAGTCCAGATATTCAATATTACGATATTGAACAAAGTAAGTTTAATGAATTTACTGGCGATGATTTTAATGCTATTACCAAAAAAGTAAAAGCCGATTTGGCTAGAAAAATTGAAAAATCATCTTTAAAAACCAATGCCCAAAATCGATTGGTAAGTGAATTGTCTAAAATCCTTTTGGTAACCCATTCTGTAGGATGGAAAGTTGAATATAAAGGCAATGAAATTAATTCGGAAAAAGAGTTTCAGATAGATTAA
- a CDS encoding tetratricopeptide repeat-containing sensor histidine kinase: protein MRNFFYLLLLINMSSFAQDLQQLIGVLKKELKSKPNLERTTQIYSDLGWNYMDVSLDSALVYEEKALLLAHKTKKHQLITQCYSNLGGIYLRKENFKKSEENYRKAIQIRTVNKDFEGVAKAKINIGNVFASKQDYVPATRYFIEAIQYFEGKNDTIASLTKGNLGLIFFEMKNYEKAIKYLQESTDFLQKNDMKQGLCHTYLSLGDVYLDKKDTLKALNSYKISLEHCKSCQDNLGISTLNQRIGAVHSAKGNSENAKKYYQISEKLLKELNSEIEQSNVLLSKSEDFIQQKRYREAYELLLKVKKIHQQYESDRYLTETYKKLTLVCLYQNMKDSSAFYFNAYNHLKDEKLKSTVLEQTAELETKYQTAEKEKQLLQKEAEAKKKTTTIIILSLLAFFIAIVGFLIYRQQRLKNVQQKQEFELQTAIAQIENQNKLHEQRLAISRDLHDNIGAQLTFIISSVENLKFGFPSMEMSIKNHLTKISDFTKTTIVELRDTIWAMNANEFTFDDLSSRIYNFIEKAQSAKENTAFKFTVDDRLKNYKFSSLEGINLYRTIQEAVNNAIKYADANAISIQVQPNKSGITVEITDNGKGFDLDGIDLGNGIVNMQKRIEEIGGVFQIHSDLGKGTQITISLNK from the coding sequence ATGAGAAATTTTTTTTATCTATTGTTGCTGATAAACATGTCTTCTTTCGCACAAGATTTGCAACAATTAATAGGAGTTTTAAAGAAGGAATTAAAATCCAAGCCTAATTTAGAACGTACGACGCAAATTTATTCCGATTTAGGTTGGAATTACATGGATGTTTCGCTTGATTCGGCCTTAGTGTATGAGGAAAAAGCGTTATTACTGGCTCATAAGACTAAAAAACATCAATTGATTACTCAATGTTATTCAAATTTGGGAGGTATTTATTTGCGTAAAGAAAATTTCAAAAAATCAGAAGAAAATTATCGAAAAGCGATACAAATTAGAACGGTTAATAAAGATTTTGAAGGGGTCGCAAAAGCGAAAATTAACATAGGCAATGTATTTGCCAGCAAACAGGATTATGTTCCAGCCACTAGATATTTTATTGAGGCGATTCAATATTTTGAAGGGAAAAATGATACGATTGCAAGTTTGACAAAAGGCAATTTGGGGTTGATTTTCTTTGAAATGAAAAATTATGAAAAAGCCATCAAGTATCTTCAAGAATCGACTGATTTTCTCCAAAAAAATGACATGAAACAAGGATTGTGTCATACCTATCTTTCTCTTGGCGATGTATATCTAGATAAAAAGGATACCTTAAAAGCCCTGAATTCCTATAAAATAAGTCTTGAACATTGCAAATCTTGTCAAGACAATCTTGGGATTTCAACTTTAAACCAACGAATTGGTGCGGTTCATTCTGCCAAAGGGAATTCAGAAAATGCCAAGAAGTATTATCAAATTTCTGAAAAACTTTTAAAAGAATTAAATTCTGAAATAGAACAATCCAATGTATTATTATCCAAATCAGAGGATTTTATCCAACAGAAAAGGTATCGTGAAGCATATGAATTATTATTAAAGGTTAAAAAGATTCACCAACAATATGAATCCGACAGGTATTTAACGGAAACCTATAAAAAATTAACATTGGTTTGCCTGTATCAAAACATGAAAGACAGTAGCGCTTTTTATTTTAATGCATACAACCATTTAAAGGATGAAAAATTAAAATCAACCGTTTTAGAACAAACAGCGGAACTAGAAACTAAATATCAAACCGCAGAAAAAGAGAAACAACTCTTACAAAAAGAAGCCGAAGCCAAGAAAAAAACCACAACTATTATTATTCTCTCACTGCTTGCTTTTTTTATCGCTATTGTAGGCTTTTTGATTTATCGTCAACAACGTCTTAAAAATGTGCAACAAAAACAAGAATTTGAATTGCAAACGGCCATTGCCCAAATCGAAAATCAAAATAAATTGCACGAGCAACGATTGGCGATTTCAAGAGATTTGCACGATAATATTGGAGCACAATTGACATTTATTATTTCTTCGGTTGAGAATTTGAAATTTGGATTTCCATCAATGGAAATGTCCATTAAAAATCATTTGACTAAGATTAGTGATTTTACCAAAACAACCATTGTGGAACTTCGAGATACCATTTGGGCGATGAATGCTAATGAGTTTACGTTTGATGATTTAAGCTCTAGGATTTACAATTTTATTGAAAAAGCACAATCAGCAAAAGAAAATACCGCGTTTAAATTTACGGTGGATGATCGCTTGAAAAACTACAAATTTTCATCTTTAGAAGGGATTAATTTGTATAGAACCATTCAAGAAGCTGTTAATAATGCAATTAAATATGCTGATGCTAATGCGATTTCAATTCAGGTTCAGCCCAATAAAAGCGGCATCACAGTTGAAATTACAGATAATGGAAAAGGTTTTGATCTTGATGGAATTGATTTAGGAAATGGAATCGTAAACATGCAAAAGCGTATTGAAGAAATAGGAGGTGTTTTTCAAATTCATTCTGATTTAGGAAAAGGAACGCAAATTACAATTTCACTAAACAAATAA